A stretch of the Edaphobacter acidisoli genome encodes the following:
- a CDS encoding CRTAC1 family protein, translating to MARAVHRGLGWLMRFGCAAILFSAVMRAQAAHSTAPEHVPQLVDITASTGIHFEHLASPDQKYIVESMSGGVALIDYDGDGWPDIYFTNAPSVSMALAGKKARGALYHNNHDGTFTDVTDKAGVGYPCWAMGVAVGDFNNDGRPDLIVSCFGGVVLYRNNGDGTFTDVTKAAGLDKDTGWATGVSFGDYDGDGIPDLFVPHYVDLDLHDLPKFGSLKTCQYHGVAVQCGPRGLKGSPDALYRNNGDGTFTEVAKQAGVDDPNHFFGLGSVWTDFDNDGKLDLFVANDGEPNYLYHNEGNGHFKEMALDAGVAMSEDGVEQANMGLAVGDYMNTGRMSIAVTHFSDEYAALYRNDGNLSFTDVSRMAGIAMPSSPYVGWGDAFLDLDNSGWLDLMLVNGHVYPQVDDAKLGIAYKEPKLVFQNRRDGTFRNVSAESGPAVREPQVSRGLAVGDLFNTGRLDVVVENLTGGPMILEAKSNPAHHWVSFQLEGSPKNRLALNARVRVTTGKLTQLGEVRSGGSYLSQSDVRLHFGLGDAARIDRVEVLWPNGPPQVFENVAGDRFYHLTEGGKLEPEAIAGRVDTHPSPQR from the coding sequence ATGGCGCGTGCGGTACATCGGGGTCTTGGCTGGTTGATGCGGTTCGGCTGTGCGGCTATTTTGTTTTCAGCGGTAATGCGAGCGCAGGCTGCTCACTCGACTGCTCCTGAGCATGTGCCGCAATTGGTGGATATTACGGCTTCGACTGGAATTCACTTTGAGCATCTGGCAAGCCCTGACCAGAAGTACATTGTTGAGTCGATGAGCGGCGGCGTGGCGCTGATTGACTATGACGGCGATGGCTGGCCGGACATCTACTTCACCAATGCTCCGAGTGTCTCGATGGCGCTGGCGGGCAAGAAAGCTCGTGGTGCGCTGTACCACAACAACCACGATGGTACGTTCACCGACGTGACCGATAAAGCTGGCGTTGGGTATCCGTGCTGGGCGATGGGCGTGGCTGTCGGCGACTTCAATAATGATGGGCGTCCGGACCTGATTGTGAGCTGCTTTGGCGGCGTGGTGCTTTATCGCAACAACGGCGACGGTACGTTTACCGATGTGACAAAGGCCGCAGGGCTCGATAAAGACACGGGCTGGGCGACTGGCGTCTCGTTTGGTGATTACGACGGCGATGGCATTCCGGATCTTTTCGTGCCGCACTATGTGGATCTCGATCTGCACGATCTGCCGAAGTTTGGCTCGTTGAAGACGTGCCAGTACCACGGCGTCGCGGTGCAGTGTGGGCCGCGCGGGTTGAAGGGGTCTCCGGACGCGCTCTATCGGAACAATGGCGACGGCACGTTTACCGAGGTAGCGAAACAGGCGGGTGTGGATGACCCGAACCACTTCTTCGGGCTGGGGTCGGTTTGGACTGACTTCGACAACGACGGCAAGCTGGACCTGTTTGTCGCCAACGATGGCGAGCCGAACTATCTCTACCACAACGAGGGGAACGGCCACTTCAAGGAGATGGCGCTCGATGCGGGCGTGGCGATGAGCGAGGACGGTGTCGAGCAGGCGAACATGGGGCTTGCTGTCGGCGATTACATGAACACTGGCCGCATGAGCATCGCGGTGACGCACTTCAGCGACGAATACGCCGCGCTCTATCGCAACGACGGCAACCTGAGCTTCACGGATGTGTCGCGGATGGCGGGGATTGCGATGCCGAGCTCGCCGTATGTGGGGTGGGGGGATGCGTTTCTCGATCTCGACAACTCGGGGTGGCTGGATCTGATGCTGGTGAATGGGCATGTCTATCCGCAGGTGGATGATGCGAAGCTGGGGATTGCGTACAAGGAGCCGAAGCTGGTCTTCCAGAACCGGCGCGACGGCACGTTTCGGAACGTGAGCGCGGAGAGTGGGCCGGCGGTGCGGGAGCCGCAGGTGAGCCGCGGGTTGGCGGTGGGCGACCTCTTCAACACGGGCAGGCTGGATGTGGTGGTCGAGAACCTGACGGGTGGGCCGATGATTCTGGAGGCGAAGAGCAATCCGGCGCACCACTGGGTGAGCTTCCAGTTGGAGGGTAGTCCGAAGAACCGGTTGGCGCTGAATGCGCGGGTTCGGGTGACGACGGGCAAGCTGACTCAGCTGGGCGAGGTGCGGAGCGGCGGGAGTTATCTTTCGCAGAGCGACGTGCGGCTGCACTTCGGGCTGGGGGATGCGGCGCGGATCGACAGGGTGGAGGTGCTGTGGCCGAACGGGCCGCCGCAGGTCTTCGAGAACGTCGCCGGAGACCGCTTCTACCACCTGACGGAGGGTGGGAAGCTGGAGCCTGAGGCGATTGCCGGGCGGGTCGATACGCATCCATCGCCGCAGCGGTAA
- a CDS encoding LacI family DNA-binding transcriptional regulator, with amino-acid sequence MPKPVSSPHQTGRHASLKMLAEYLGLSPSTISFVLNNTPGRSIPESTRARVRAAAAKFNYQPSMIARTLQGKRMKTIGVLVPILGEGYHSQVLSGLGDYLMREEYFYFTVHHQHKKDLISAYPDLLRTRGVDGILAIDTHLYTPLPLPTVLVAGHTELPNITNVVLDHERAAHLALGHLHKLGHRQIAFIQGQPFSSDSDSRWAATLKAAQEFGIEVHEDLVVHLSVDSTSPEISYPGIRKLIQTRRPFTAVCCFNDVSAMGSIRALHEAGLHVPSDVSILGFDDIQSSAYQVPSLSTIRQPLRKMGATAAQMLLKKLSGEQTPDLIHVEPELVVRESTAPPRTPPKKHKLSK; translated from the coding sequence ATGCCGAAACCAGTCTCGTCGCCCCACCAAACCGGCCGCCACGCCAGCCTCAAGATGCTGGCCGAGTACCTCGGGCTCAGCCCCTCCACCATCTCCTTCGTCCTCAACAACACCCCCGGCCGCTCCATCCCAGAGTCCACCCGCGCCCGCGTCCGCGCCGCCGCCGCCAAGTTCAACTACCAGCCCAGCATGATCGCCCGCACCCTCCAGGGCAAGCGCATGAAGACCATCGGCGTCCTCGTCCCCATCCTCGGCGAAGGCTACCACTCACAAGTCCTCTCCGGCCTCGGCGACTACCTCATGCGCGAGGAGTACTTCTACTTCACCGTCCACCACCAGCACAAAAAGGACCTCATCTCCGCCTACCCCGATCTCCTCCGCACCCGCGGCGTCGACGGCATCCTCGCCATCGACACCCACCTCTACACCCCACTCCCCCTGCCCACCGTCCTCGTCGCCGGCCACACCGAGCTGCCCAACATCACCAACGTCGTCCTCGACCACGAGCGCGCCGCCCACCTCGCCCTCGGCCACCTCCACAAACTCGGCCACCGCCAGATCGCCTTCATCCAGGGCCAGCCCTTCAGCTCCGACTCCGACTCCCGCTGGGCCGCCACCCTCAAGGCCGCACAGGAGTTCGGCATCGAGGTCCACGAAGACCTCGTCGTCCATCTCTCCGTCGACTCCACCTCACCCGAAATCAGCTACCCCGGCATCCGCAAGCTCATCCAGACCCGCCGCCCCTTCACCGCCGTCTGCTGCTTCAACGACGTCTCCGCGATGGGCAGCATCCGCGCCCTGCACGAAGCCGGCCTGCACGTCCCCTCCGACGTCTCCATCCTCGGCTTCGACGACATCCAGTCCTCGGCCTACCAGGTGCCCAGCCTCTCCACGATCCGCCAGCCGCTACGCAAGATGGGCGCCACCGCCGCGCAGATGCTCCTCAAAAAACTCTCCGGCGAACAAACCCCCGACCTCATCCACGTCGAACCCGAACTAGTAGTCCGCGAATCCACCGCCCCACCCCGTACGCCACCCAAGAAACACAAACTGTCCAAGTAG
- the bglX gene encoding beta-glucosidase BglX, translating into MSFDSLLRGWLRPFAVCGLTLALVGGFAPAPLLAAAPVYEKTPAGAKAERFVDDLLGKMTLEEKLGQMSQIPLNQKEDVTPDERILKGQVGSFLFVTDAKEIDRLQHLAVERGPHHIPLIFGFDVIHGFRTIYPVPLALAASWDPSVAENAESMAAREASAVGVRWTFAPMVDIARDPRWGRIMEGAGEDPYLGSQMAAAEVRGFQGPEIGSADHILACVKHFAGYGAAAGGRDYDSSDISDNELWNVYLPPFEAAVNAGAGSVMSAYMDLNGVPATGNTFLLRDVLRDKWKFDGFVVSDWDSVFNLTTHGFASGPEDAAVRAVNAGVDMEMTSHVMRDNLADAVKKGLVKESTIDAAVRQILLMKYRLGLFAHPYVDLARVSAVEESAEERDGAKAAAEKTAVLLRDEGGLLPLKSVKSIAVIGPLADSKADTMGSWSLAGDKDATVTVLDGIRRRFGATAAITSTKGVEIERGQPSIFDSQFWSPDPVLKTAAAREAEFNHAIDLVKQADVSVLVLGEAQNMSGERASRLSLKLPGEQERLLEAAVATGKPVVLVLLNARPLNITWASEHVPAILEAWYPGTEGGDAIAALLAGDANPGGKLPVTWPRSVGQVPIYYAHYLTQIPHDRDTMYWDGSSAPLYPFGYGLSYTTFALSNLRVSAPDVKSGGALTVSVDVKNTGAAAGDEVIQLYTHQRAGSASRPVRELKGFRRVSFQPGEEKTVTLTLDTKELGFWSAATHRWAIEPGKFDLWVGTDSNAKEHAEFTVLP; encoded by the coding sequence ATGTCGTTTGATTCTTTGTTGCGCGGTTGGCTGAGGCCGTTTGCAGTGTGCGGGCTGACGCTTGCGTTGGTGGGTGGATTTGCTCCGGCCCCTTTGCTGGCCGCGGCGCCTGTGTATGAGAAGACTCCTGCGGGGGCGAAGGCGGAACGGTTCGTCGATGACCTGCTGGGCAAGATGACGCTGGAGGAGAAGCTGGGGCAGATGAGCCAGATTCCTCTGAACCAGAAGGAAGACGTTACGCCGGACGAGCGGATTCTGAAGGGGCAGGTGGGGTCGTTTCTGTTCGTCACGGACGCGAAGGAGATTGACCGGTTGCAGCACCTGGCGGTGGAGCGCGGGCCGCATCATATTCCGCTGATTTTTGGGTTCGATGTGATTCATGGGTTCAGGACGATCTATCCGGTGCCGCTGGCGCTGGCGGCTTCGTGGGACCCGTCGGTGGCGGAGAATGCGGAGAGCATGGCCGCGCGTGAGGCGAGTGCTGTGGGCGTGAGGTGGACGTTTGCGCCGATGGTGGATATTGCGCGCGATCCGCGCTGGGGGCGGATTATGGAGGGAGCGGGCGAGGACCCGTATCTTGGCTCGCAGATGGCTGCGGCGGAGGTGCGCGGATTTCAAGGGCCGGAGATTGGTTCGGCGGATCACATACTGGCTTGCGTGAAGCACTTTGCCGGTTATGGCGCGGCGGCGGGCGGGCGCGACTATGACTCGTCGGATATCTCGGACAATGAGCTGTGGAATGTGTATCTGCCGCCGTTTGAGGCCGCGGTGAATGCGGGCGCGGGGTCGGTGATGTCGGCGTATATGGATTTGAATGGGGTGCCGGCGACGGGGAATACGTTTCTGCTGCGCGATGTGCTGCGGGACAAGTGGAAGTTTGATGGGTTTGTGGTGAGTGACTGGGATTCGGTGTTCAACCTGACGACGCATGGGTTTGCTTCGGGACCGGAGGATGCGGCGGTGCGCGCGGTGAATGCGGGCGTGGACATGGAGATGACCAGCCATGTGATGCGTGACAATCTGGCCGATGCGGTGAAGAAGGGATTGGTGAAGGAGTCCACGATTGACGCGGCGGTGCGACAGATTCTGCTGATGAAGTACAGGCTCGGGCTGTTCGCGCATCCTTATGTTGATCTGGCGCGGGTGAGCGCGGTAGAGGAGTCGGCGGAAGAGCGTGATGGCGCGAAGGCTGCTGCGGAGAAGACTGCGGTGCTGTTGCGCGATGAGGGCGGGCTGCTGCCGCTGAAGAGCGTGAAGTCGATTGCCGTGATCGGGCCGCTGGCGGACTCGAAGGCCGACACGATGGGCTCGTGGAGCCTGGCTGGAGATAAAGACGCGACCGTGACGGTGCTCGACGGGATCCGCAGGCGATTTGGCGCGACGGCGGCGATCACTTCGACGAAAGGTGTGGAGATCGAGCGCGGGCAGCCTTCGATCTTTGATTCGCAGTTCTGGAGCCCTGATCCGGTACTGAAGACGGCGGCTGCGCGGGAGGCGGAGTTCAACCATGCGATCGATCTGGTGAAGCAGGCGGATGTTTCGGTGCTGGTGTTGGGCGAGGCGCAGAATATGAGCGGCGAGCGGGCGTCGCGGCTGTCGCTGAAGCTGCCGGGCGAGCAGGAGCGGCTTCTGGAAGCTGCGGTGGCGACGGGTAAGCCGGTGGTGCTGGTGCTGCTGAATGCTCGTCCGCTGAACATTACGTGGGCTTCGGAACATGTGCCAGCGATTCTGGAGGCGTGGTATCCGGGGACCGAGGGCGGCGATGCGATTGCCGCGTTGCTGGCGGGAGATGCGAACCCCGGCGGCAAGCTGCCGGTGACGTGGCCGCGCAGTGTAGGGCAGGTGCCGATCTACTACGCGCACTACCTGACGCAGATTCCGCATGACCGCGACACGATGTACTGGGACGGGTCGAGCGCGCCGCTGTATCCGTTTGGCTATGGGTTGAGCTACACGACGTTTGCGCTGAGCAATCTGCGGGTGAGTGCGCCTGATGTGAAGTCGGGTGGGGCGCTGACGGTTTCGGTGGATGTGAAGAATACCGGCGCGGCTGCCGGCGATGAGGTGATTCAGCTTTATACACATCAGCGCGCGGGGTCGGCGTCGCGTCCGGTGCGTGAGCTGAAAGGCTTTCGGCGTGTGAGTTTCCAGCCGGGAGAAGAGAAGACGGTGACGCTGACGCTTGATACGAAGGAGCTGGGCTTCTGGAGCGCGGCGACGCACAGGTGGGCGATTGAGCCGGGGAAGTTTGACCTGTGGGTTGGGACGGACTCGAATGCGAAGGAGCACGCGGAATTTACAGTGTTGCCGTAG
- a CDS encoding glycoside hydrolase family 5 protein: protein MSFRRLVGFAVLLACLVPLNLYAQYAHTQGKEIVDGHGKPFLIHGTNLGNWFLPEGYMWLFDGGPQAPREIRDLVEELIGPDKAETFWKQYRENYITAADIHLIHEAGLNTIRVPLDYKYFETDPSEGFTLLDNVVKWSHDEGLYVILDMHAAPGHQNGANIDDGYGYPWLYDSPMEQAHLVAVWQRIARHYRNNPTVMGYDLLNEPIPTYPGLAQSFNAKLEPVYKKVTAAVRQVDRHHIIFLGGAQWDGNFSVFGPPFDSNTAYTFHQYWMTPDQKAVQKYVDFRDKYNVPVWLGESGENTDDWIAKYRAVLDANHIGWTFWPYKKMEKTSAMVSYAPPAGWDQIVAFAKLPRDMGHTEDRVKARPPQDVIDRAFDGLLQNIQLHNCHVNAGYLDALGAKQVALP, encoded by the coding sequence ATGTCGTTCCGCCGTCTGGTTGGTTTCGCCGTTCTGCTTGCTTGCCTGGTGCCGCTGAACCTGTATGCGCAGTACGCGCACACGCAGGGGAAAGAGATTGTGGATGGGCACGGCAAGCCATTCCTGATTCATGGCACGAACCTGGGGAACTGGTTTTTGCCTGAGGGGTATATGTGGCTGTTCGATGGAGGGCCGCAGGCCCCGCGCGAGATTCGGGACCTGGTGGAGGAGTTGATCGGGCCGGACAAGGCGGAGACATTCTGGAAGCAATACCGCGAGAACTACATTACGGCGGCGGACATTCACCTGATCCACGAGGCGGGTTTGAATACGATTCGCGTGCCGCTCGACTATAAGTACTTCGAGACCGATCCTTCGGAGGGGTTCACGTTGCTGGACAACGTGGTGAAGTGGAGCCATGACGAGGGACTGTATGTGATTCTCGATATGCACGCCGCTCCGGGGCATCAGAATGGCGCGAACATTGATGATGGCTATGGTTATCCGTGGCTGTATGACAGCCCGATGGAGCAGGCGCATCTTGTGGCGGTGTGGCAGCGGATTGCGCGGCACTATCGCAACAATCCGACCGTGATGGGATACGACTTGCTGAATGAGCCGATTCCTACCTATCCAGGTTTGGCGCAGAGCTTCAATGCGAAGCTGGAGCCGGTCTATAAGAAAGTGACTGCGGCGGTGCGGCAGGTGGACAGGCACCACATTATTTTCCTCGGCGGCGCGCAGTGGGATGGGAACTTCTCGGTCTTCGGGCCGCCGTTTGATTCGAATACGGCGTACACCTTTCACCAGTACTGGATGACTCCGGACCAGAAGGCCGTGCAGAAGTATGTTGATTTCCGCGACAAGTACAACGTGCCGGTGTGGCTGGGTGAGTCGGGCGAGAACACGGACGATTGGATCGCGAAGTATCGCGCGGTGCTGGACGCGAACCACATCGGGTGGACCTTCTGGCCTTACAAGAAGATGGAGAAGACTTCGGCGATGGTGTCGTATGCGCCGCCTGCGGGCTGGGACCAGATTGTGGCGTTTGCCAAGTTGCCGCGCGATATGGGGCATACCGAGGATCGCGTGAAGGCGCGGCCTCCGCAGGATGTGATCGACCGCGCGTTTGATGGGCTGCTCCAGAACATTCAACTGCACAACTGCCATGTGAATGCCGGCTATCTGGATGCGTTGGGTGCGAAGCAGGTGGCGCTTCCGTAG
- a CDS encoding glycoside hydrolase family 30 protein: MTYKLTGSLLLAAMIAAPVSLVAQKNVSVWVTDRNQSELLQLQTTHPELSKAAAAAGLVIDVNGKQTFQTIDGFGFALTGGSAELMMKMSAEKRAALIQELFGTGGDDIGVSYLRVSVGSSDMNDHAFSYDDLPAGETDPKIEKFSFGPDETTVIPVLQEVLKVNPKIKILASPWSAPAWMKTTDKPKAGVLLPQYFGSYATYFVKYIEGMKAAGIDIDTLTVQNEPLNEKNTPSMVMLAPEQADFIANYLGPAFEKAGIKTKIVLYDHNLDHPAYPLSILKDPAANKYIDGTGFHLYGGKIDAMTEVHNAFPNKNLYFTEQSITDPSGKEPVAKPEAWVVIGATRNWSRNVLLWNLAADSQDGPHTNDGGCTECQGALTIDGDNVKLNLAYYVIAQVSKFVPAGSVRIGSNDLEQLPNVAFRTPDGKKALVVANTSGADQSFSVRDGGREFSASLGAGAVATYIW, from the coding sequence ATGACTTACAAGCTGACAGGCTCGTTGTTACTGGCTGCGATGATTGCGGCTCCGGTGTCTTTGGTTGCGCAGAAGAATGTTTCGGTGTGGGTGACGGACCGGAATCAGTCCGAGCTGCTTCAGTTGCAGACGACGCATCCTGAGCTTTCGAAGGCCGCCGCGGCTGCGGGGCTGGTGATTGATGTGAATGGGAAGCAGACGTTCCAGACGATCGATGGCTTCGGGTTTGCGCTGACCGGCGGCAGCGCCGAGCTGATGATGAAGATGAGTGCGGAGAAGCGCGCGGCGCTGATTCAGGAGCTGTTTGGCACGGGTGGCGACGACATTGGTGTGAGCTATCTGCGGGTGAGTGTGGGGTCGTCGGATATGAACGACCATGCTTTTTCTTACGACGATCTGCCTGCGGGTGAGACCGATCCCAAGATTGAAAAGTTCAGCTTCGGTCCGGATGAGACCACGGTGATTCCTGTGCTGCAGGAGGTATTGAAGGTCAATCCGAAGATTAAGATTCTGGCTTCGCCGTGGTCTGCGCCTGCGTGGATGAAGACGACGGACAAGCCGAAGGCAGGCGTTCTGCTGCCGCAGTATTTCGGCTCGTACGCGACTTACTTTGTGAAGTACATCGAGGGTATGAAGGCAGCAGGCATCGATATCGACACGCTGACTGTGCAGAACGAGCCGTTGAACGAGAAGAACACGCCCAGCATGGTGATGCTCGCGCCGGAGCAGGCGGACTTCATCGCCAACTATCTTGGGCCTGCGTTCGAGAAGGCCGGTATCAAAACCAAGATTGTTCTGTATGACCACAACCTGGACCACCCGGCATATCCGCTCTCGATTCTGAAGGACCCGGCGGCGAACAAGTATATAGATGGCACGGGATTTCATTTGTACGGCGGCAAGATTGATGCAATGACCGAAGTCCACAATGCCTTCCCCAACAAGAACCTCTACTTCACCGAGCAGTCGATTACGGACCCGAGCGGGAAGGAGCCGGTTGCGAAGCCGGAGGCGTGGGTGGTGATTGGTGCGACGCGGAACTGGAGCAGGAATGTGCTGCTGTGGAACCTGGCCGCCGATTCGCAGGATGGTCCGCACACGAATGATGGAGGATGCACGGAGTGCCAGGGAGCACTGACGATTGACGGCGACAATGTGAAGCTCAATCTGGCTTATTACGTGATTGCGCAGGTGTCGAAATTTGTTCCGGCAGGTTCGGTGCGGATTGGGTCGAACGATCTGGAGCAGTTGCCGAATGTCGCGTTCAGGACGCCAGATGGAAAGAAGGCTCTGGTTGTGGCCAACACGAGCGGCGCGGACCAGAGCTTCAGTGTGCGTGATGGTGGCCGTGAATTCAGTGCTTCGCTGGGAGCTGGAGCGGTGGCTACTTACATCTGGTAA